Proteins encoded by one window of Panicum virgatum strain AP13 chromosome 7N, P.virgatum_v5, whole genome shotgun sequence:
- the LOC120683394 gene encoding expansin-B17-like isoform X1: MASPRSLALFLLCILAAPAPPISAALLFGGGKPAAAAGLDMEWRPATATWYGDAEGDGSDGGACGYGTLVDVVPMKARVGSVSPVLFKDGEGCGACYKVKCLDRGICSRRAVTVIVTDECPGGLCAFGHTHFDLSGAAFSRMAVAGAGGRLRDRGQLNIVYRSVVCLCIYSRTVCKYGGKNIAFRVNEGSTSFWLSLLVEFEDGEGDIGSMQIKQANSVEWLDMKHVWGATWCLVRGPLVGPFSVRLTTLSAKKTLTARDVIPRTWAPKATYTSRLNFEPSL; the protein is encoded by the exons ATGGCTTCCCCGCGCTCCCTCGCCCTCTTCCTGCTCTGCATTCTggctgcgccggcgccgcccataTCAGCCGCATTGCTCTTCGGCGGCGGgaagccggccgcggcggcgggcctggACATGGAGTGGCGGCCGGCCACCGCGACGTGGTACGGCGACGCCGAGGGCGACGGCAGCGACG GCGGCGCGTGCGGGTACGGGACGCTGGTGGACGTGGTGCCGATGAAGGCGCGGGTGGGGTCGGTGAGCCCCGTGCTGTTCAAGGACGGcgagggctgcggcgcctgctaCAAGGTCAAGTGCCTGGACCGCGGCATCTGCTCGCGCCGGGCCGTGACGGTCATCGTCACCGACGAGTGCCCCGGCGGCCTCTGCGCGTTCGGCCACACGCACTTCGACCTCAGCGGCGCCGCCTTCAGCAGGatggccgtcgccggcgccggcggccgcctgcGCGACCGGGGACAGCTCAACATCGTCTACAGAAG TGTCGTTTGTCTGTGCATATACTCCAGGACTGTCTGCAAGTACGGCGGGAAGAACATCGCATTCCGTGTGAACGAGGGCTCGACCAGCTTCTGGCTCTCGCTGCTCGTCGAGTTCGAGGACGGCGAAGGCGACATTGGATCCATGCAGATAAAGCAG GCCAACTCGGTGGAGTGGCTGGACATGAAGCACGTGTGGGGGGCCACGTGGTGCCTGGTGCGGGGCCCGCTCGTGGGGCCCTTCTCCGTGAGGCTGACCACGCTGTCCGCCAAGAAGACGCTCACGGCCCGGGACGTCATCCCCAGGACCTGGGCGCCCAAGGCTACCTACACCTCGCGCCTCAACTTCGAGCCGTCCCTCTAG
- the LOC120683091 gene encoding sphingolipid delta(4)-desaturase DES1-like — protein MGAGMEADEGVMATNFFWSYTDEPHASRRREILAKYPQIKELFGPDPWAFLKIAVVVSLQLWTATFLRDASWLKLLTVAYFFGSFLNHNLFLAIHELSHNLAFTTPSLNHWLGIFANLPIGVPMSITFQKYHLEHHRFQGVDGIDMDIPSQAEAHAVKNTISKSVWVMLQLFFYALRPLFLKPKPPGLWEFTNLAIQVALDAGLVYLHGWRSLAYLILSTFVGGGMHPMAGHFISEHYVFSPDQETYSYYGPLNLMTWHVGYHNEHHDFPRIPGTRLHKVKEIAPEYYEGLRSYRSWSQVIYMYIMDQTVGPFSRMKRKAPKKDS, from the exons ATGGGCGCGGGGATGGAGGCGGACGAAGGGGTGATGGCGACGAACTTCTTCTGGTCGTACACGGACGAGCCGCACGCGTCGCGCCGCCGGGAGATCCTGGCCAAGTACCCGCAGATCAAGGAGCTCTTCGGCCCGGATCCGTGGGCCTTCCTCAAG ATTGCTGTGGTTGTTTCACTTCAGCTGTGGACTGCTACATTCCTCCGAGATGCCAGCTGGTTGAAGCTCCTGACAGTCGCCTACTTCTTCGGCTCCTTCCTGAACCACAACCTGTTCCTTGCTATCCATGAGCTGAGCCACAACCTCGCCTTCACAACCCCATCCCTGAATCACTGGCTAGGCATCTTTGCAAACCTCCCCATCGGTGTCCCCATGTCCATAACATTCCAAAAGTACCACCTGGAGCACCACCGGTTCCAAGGCGTGGATGGCATCGACATGGACATCCCCAGCCAGGCCGAGGCGCACGCCGTGAAGAACACCATCAGCAAATCCGTGTGGGTGATGCTCCAGCTCTTCTTCTACGCGCTGAGGCCGCTCTTCCTGAAGCCGAAGCCCCCGGGCCTGTGGGAGTTCACCAACCTAGCCATCCAGGTCGCGCTGGACGCCGGCCTGGTCTACCTCCACGGCTGGAGGTCGCTGGCCTACTTGATCCTCTCGACGTTCGTCGGCGGCGGGATGCACCCCATGGCGGGCCACTTCATCTCGGAGCACTACGTGTTCAGCCCCGACCAGGAGACCTACTCGTACTACGGGCCCCTGAACCTGATGACCTGGCACGTGGGGTACCACAATGAGCACCACGACTTCCCGAGGATCCCCGGCACGAGGCTGCACAAGGTGAAGGAGATCGCGCCGGAGTACTACGAGGGCCTGAGGTCGTACAGGTCGTGGAGTCAGGTGATCTACATGTACATCATGGACCAGACAGTGGGGCCGTTCAGCCGGATGAAGAGGAAGGCGCCGAAGAAAGACTCGTAG
- the LOC120683394 gene encoding expansin-B17-like isoform X2: MASPRSLALFLLCILAAPAPPISAALLFGGGKPAAAAGLDMEWRPATATWYGDAEGDGSDGGACGYGTLVDVVPMKARVGSVSPVLFKDGEGCGACYKVKCLDRGICSRRAVTVIVTDECPGGLCAFGHTHFDLSGAAFSRMAVAGAGGRLRDRGQLNIVYRRTVCKYGGKNIAFRVNEGSTSFWLSLLVEFEDGEGDIGSMQIKQANSVEWLDMKHVWGATWCLVRGPLVGPFSVRLTTLSAKKTLTARDVIPRTWAPKATYTSRLNFEPSL; encoded by the exons ATGGCTTCCCCGCGCTCCCTCGCCCTCTTCCTGCTCTGCATTCTggctgcgccggcgccgcccataTCAGCCGCATTGCTCTTCGGCGGCGGgaagccggccgcggcggcgggcctggACATGGAGTGGCGGCCGGCCACCGCGACGTGGTACGGCGACGCCGAGGGCGACGGCAGCGACG GCGGCGCGTGCGGGTACGGGACGCTGGTGGACGTGGTGCCGATGAAGGCGCGGGTGGGGTCGGTGAGCCCCGTGCTGTTCAAGGACGGcgagggctgcggcgcctgctaCAAGGTCAAGTGCCTGGACCGCGGCATCTGCTCGCGCCGGGCCGTGACGGTCATCGTCACCGACGAGTGCCCCGGCGGCCTCTGCGCGTTCGGCCACACGCACTTCGACCTCAGCGGCGCCGCCTTCAGCAGGatggccgtcgccggcgccggcggccgcctgcGCGACCGGGGACAGCTCAACATCGTCTACAGAAG GACTGTCTGCAAGTACGGCGGGAAGAACATCGCATTCCGTGTGAACGAGGGCTCGACCAGCTTCTGGCTCTCGCTGCTCGTCGAGTTCGAGGACGGCGAAGGCGACATTGGATCCATGCAGATAAAGCAG GCCAACTCGGTGGAGTGGCTGGACATGAAGCACGTGTGGGGGGCCACGTGGTGCCTGGTGCGGGGCCCGCTCGTGGGGCCCTTCTCCGTGAGGCTGACCACGCTGTCCGCCAAGAAGACGCTCACGGCCCGGGACGTCATCCCCAGGACCTGGGCGCCCAAGGCTACCTACACCTCGCGCCTCAACTTCGAGCCGTCCCTCTAG